In one window of Nocardioides panacisoli DNA:
- a CDS encoding class F sortase, with translation MRSKRAISLIAVVTVALGTVLIGWALVHQQRTSDPPAAVGTVDPDRTSPTPVDPPPSSTDGARGGADSGQEASGEAPLPLSPPRRLEIPAIDVDTAVHPIGKNPDGTLAVPQPGPRLDEAAWFEESPSPGQLGPSIIEGHVDTEQGPSVFADLATLRPGDEITVTRRDGVVATFTVDALRDVEKASFPTELVYGGKDLGSSTLRLITCSMFDPDIGTHVGNTVVFASLSDVTRS, from the coding sequence ATGCGGAGCAAGCGGGCGATCAGCCTGATCGCCGTGGTGACGGTCGCGCTCGGCACCGTGCTCATCGGGTGGGCACTGGTCCACCAGCAGCGCACGTCTGACCCACCGGCCGCGGTCGGCACCGTCGATCCCGACCGGACGTCCCCGACCCCCGTGGACCCACCCCCCTCGTCCACGGACGGAGCGCGCGGCGGCGCGGACTCGGGGCAGGAGGCGTCCGGAGAGGCGCCCCTCCCCCTCTCGCCGCCGCGTCGCCTCGAGATCCCCGCCATCGACGTCGACACCGCGGTGCACCCGATCGGCAAGAACCCCGACGGCACCCTCGCGGTGCCCCAGCCCGGGCCGCGGCTCGACGAGGCCGCGTGGTTCGAGGAGTCACCCTCACCGGGCCAGCTCGGCCCGTCGATCATCGAGGGCCACGTCGACACCGAGCAGGGGCCGTCGGTCTTCGCCGACCTCGCCACGCTGCGCCCCGGCGACGAGATCACCGTGACCCGCCGCGACGGCGTGGTCGCCACCTTCACCGTCGACGCCCTGCGCGACGTCGAGAAGGCCTCCTTCCCCACCGAGCTGGTCTACGGTGGCAAGGACCTGGGGTCCTCGACGCTGCGGCTGATCACCTGCAGCATGTTCGACCCCGACATCGGCACCCACGTGGGCAACACCGTGGTCTTCGCCTCGCTCTCCGACGTCACGCGCTCCTGA